AAGGGGTAAAAAATAATTTAACTATAATATAAATCCTTCCAAACATTTATTTCTCCTGTTTATAAACTTGTTATAAAATACTAATTTATTTTTAATATAGTGTCAACATAAAATAAATATATAAATCAGTATATAGAACTAAAGTTATTGAATAATTATATTATTTTAACCTAAAGCTATATTAGGTATAAATGTAGCAATAGCTGGGAATAAAATTAATAATATAGTAGAGATAATTAAAAGAATCATAAAGGGATAAGTTTTTCTTATTACTTCTAAATAAGGTCTTCTAAATATTAATTGAGCTGTAAAAATATCACACCCAAAAGGTGGACTAGCAGAGCCAATAGCAGCCTGTAGTACTACTAAAATACCTATAAATACTGGATCAATACCTGAACTTATTATATATGGATTAAATATGGGGGAAAGTATATAAATTGCCACTATTGGGTCAACAAACATACAAGCAACAAAATAGGTTACAATAATTGTTATAATTATTTTTAGCTGGGATGGATCAGTACCCATTATTGCAGGCATCACTTCCTGAGGAATACGCATATAACTTAATACCCAAGTTAGCGCTTGACCAGCACCGACAAGAATAAAGACCACAGCAGTGATTACCCCTGTTTCTAGAAATATATTTAGAAGTTTTTTTGGTTTTAATGTTTTATATATTATACCTTCTAAAATTAATGCATAACCAACTGCAGCAGCGGAGGCTTCTGTAGGGCTAAATATTCCACAAAATATCCCACCAATAATAATGATAGGGAAAAACATTACAAAGGTAGCTTCTTTTAGTGCATTTAAACGTTCTTGCCAAGAAGCCTTTGGCAATTGTCCAACACCTTTAATTTTCGAATCTAAAAAATTATAGATTGAGAATAATATGAATATTAGTATACCAGGACCTATACCTGCTAAAAACAGTTTATTAATAGAGGTGTTTGTTGCAACGCCATAGACAATAGATGCAATACTAGGCGGGATAAGTAGTGCTATGTCACTAGAGTTTATTATAAGCGCCAATGTGTAAGAGCTAGAGTAACCAGCCTTTAGTAACATAGGTCTCATTACTCCACCAATTGCTGCAACAGTTGCTTGAGTAGAACCCGATATAGCTCCAAATAGAGTACAGCTTGCAGTTGTTGTTATTGGTAGACCCCCTGGTAGATGACCCATAAAAGTCTTTACTAGATTTATTACTCTTGAAGCTGAATAGCCAGCATTTATAATATTAGCTGCTAAGATAAACATAGGAACACATATCAAAGAAGGAGGGGTAAAACCATTTATCATTTGTTGTATAATAACTTCAAAATGAAAGGACTCTAAATTTGTCCACAAGTAAAGAAGGAGTGAAAATGTTATAACTATCACGAAGGGAAGGCCCAATAAAAGCAAAATGATCATGCTTAGCCATAAAATTTTCATTAAACACACCTAGTCGTATTCATTTTTCTTAATGGCAGATGCCCAAGTTTCCTTGTGAGTTAAATTTTTTATAAAAGCAAGTAGATATTGTAGACCAGTCATAAAAAAACCAATTGGAGCTACAATAATAAAATACCAGTAGGGTATTCTCAAAATTGGAGTTAATTGCTCAACACTTTTTAAATGAATTAGATATGAAATACTATAATAGCATAACATAAACATAGTAAAAGAACTTATCATAGTTGATAATAGTATTATTGGTTTTTCAATAAAAGTGGGTAATAATTCTGATATTGCCCCCATTCTTATATGTCTTGCGTTTCTAGCTGCATAGCTCAAACCAGAGAAGGTAACTAAAATTATCAAAAACCTTGTAATTTCATCTGAATAGTAAATGCTTCTAAAAAACTCCCTTGCAATTACATCTGCTATTAAGATTATAACTAACCCAATAACACCTAGCGATATAAGGGTTGATTCTATTAAATAATTAATACTTAGTAATTTACTGCTTAAGTATCTTGTATATTTATTTATTTTTTTCATATGTAT
The genomic region above belongs to Deferribacterota bacterium and contains:
- a CDS encoding TRAP transporter small permease; its protein translation is MKKINKYTRYLSSKLLSINYLIESTLISLGVIGLVIILIADVIAREFFRSIYYSDEITRFLIILVTFSGLSYAARNARHIRMGAISELLPTFIEKPIILLSTMISSFTMFMLCYYSISYLIHLKSVEQLTPILRIPYWYFIIVAPIGFFMTGLQYLLAFIKNLTHKETWASAIKKNEYD
- a CDS encoding TRAP transporter large permease; translated protein: MKILWLSMIILLLLGLPFVIVITFSLLLYLWTNLESFHFEVIIQQMINGFTPPSLICVPMFILAANIINAGYSASRVINLVKTFMGHLPGGLPITTTASCTLFGAISGSTQATVAAIGGVMRPMLLKAGYSSSYTLALIINSSDIALLIPPSIASIVYGVATNTSINKLFLAGIGPGILIFILFSIYNFLDSKIKGVGQLPKASWQERLNALKEATFVMFFPIIIIGGIFCGIFSPTEASAAAVGYALILEGIIYKTLKPKKLLNIFLETGVITAVVFILVGAGQALTWVLSYMRIPQEVMPAIMGTDPSQLKIIITIIVTYFVACMFVDPIVAIYILSPIFNPYIISSGIDPVFIGILVVLQAAIGSASPPFGCDIFTAQLIFRRPYLEVIRKTYPFMILLIISTILLILFPAIATFIPNIALG